A region of the Thermoplasmata archaeon genome:
ACCAATAATCGAAAATGATGCCAATGATATTGTAAAAAAGAATTTGCCTGTTACTGTGAGATTCGAAGACCCAAAAAATCTGGATTTTAATAGTATTGTCAGGGTAAAACTGGATCTTTTGCCTGAAAAGCTAGAAACTGTAAGATTGATAGATATTGAGGGATTTGATTATCAGGCAGACGGCGGAACGCATGTAAAAAATACTGCCGAGGTTGGGACTATCAAAATTTCAAAATACGAAAGCAAGGGCAAAGCAAATAAGAGAATTTATGTTTCTCTAGAATGAGAAAAATTTTCTTTTTTTATTAGTTTCCCCCTCAAATTCTGCCAGAAGTTCTCTCTGCCTCGATGTTAAAGAAGTAGGAATCTCAACTTCAATATGCACAAAGAGGTCTCCACTGCCCAGATGTCTCATTCTGGGCATGCCTTTTCCTCTCAGTTTTATTATCGTGCCAGGCTGTGTCCCCGCCGGAATCTTTAATTTTTCAGTACCGTCAAGAGTTTCGATTTCCAGTTCATCACCAAGTGCAGCTTTTACAAACGAAATCTTTTTGACTGTGTGTAGGTTCTCTCCATCTCTTTCGAACCTAGAATCTGGCTGAATGCGAACGACCACATACAGATCTCCACTCTGCCTTTTACCCATCTCTCCTTTATCTGCTATTCTGAGCCTTGCACCGTCCTGTATCCCTTTCGGAATTCTGACAGAAAGTTTCTCAGTGACATTTATCTTACCGGTACCGTTACATTTTTTGCATTTTTCCTCTATGATATATCCTTTTCCCCCACATACATGACAGGGTTGTACAGTAACATATTGCATGAATCCGTGCACAGTCTGTTTTCTTATTTTTCCAGTTCCTTTACAGAGGGGGCATATTTTTGTTTTGCCATCTTTAGCACCAGTGCCGTTACATGCGTCGCAGTTTTTTGATCTGGTGTATGATATATCTTTTTCCACACCTGTATATGCATCTTTAAGGGTTATGTCAACAGCA
Encoded here:
- the dnaJ gene encoding molecular chaperone DnaJ; the encoded protein is MSRDYYEILGVSKTASKDEIKRAYRELAKKYHPDLNPNNKKEAEEKFKEISEAYEVLMDDDKRQKYDQYGEEGIKFGSQGFDWSNFTHYEDISDLFNQFFKGFGNFYEEEDSGAGRDIGIAVDITLKDAYTGVEKDISYTRSKNCDACNGTGAKDGKTKICPLCKGTGKIRKQTVHGFMQYVTVQPCHVCGGKGYIIEEKCKKCNGTGKINVTEKLSVRIPKGIQDGARLRIADKGEMGKRQSGDLYVVVRIQPDSRFERDGENLHTVKKISFVKAALGDELEIETLDGTEKLKIPAGTQPGTIIKLRGKGMPRMRHLGSGDLFVHIEVEIPTSLTSRQRELLAEFEGETNKKRKFFSF